TTTGGAATCAATGTGATTGACATCCAACAGATGATTGAAGCTGCCATTGGAATGCAACGAGTGAGTACCTTATATGAAGGCCCTTCCGATATTCCTCCAAAAACTCCTGCACGTTTTGGAATTGTTGTTCGATTTTCTAAGGATTACCGCGCATCCAAACAAGCAATTGAAAATATGCCAATCATTTCACCGAAAGGAGAAAGGATTCCTTTATCACAATTGGCAGACATTGAAGTGATCGATGGACCAACCATGATTTTCCGACAAGAAGGCCGCCGTGTAGTCACCGTACGAACGAATATCCGTGGCCGTGACCAAGGAGGATTTGTTTCCGAACTACAAAAAAGGGTGAAGAAAAAAATCAAACTTCCTGATGGATATGAAATTCGATTTGGAGGTCAGTATGAGAACTTGTCTCGAGTTGGTAAAAAATTAGCTCTTGTCATACCGATTACCATCCTGATTATCTTTGGCGTTCTCTATATGTTGTATAGAAACCTAAAGTATGTATACGTTGCTTTAGCATGTATACCTCTCTCACTTCTTGGAGGAATCTATGCTCTACTAATGAGAGGTTATTACTTTAACGTTTCTGGTGGTGTAGGTTTTATTTCTCTCTTCGGAATTGCGACAATGGCTGGAGTATTGTTCGTCTCAAGAACCAATCACTTGTTAATCGAAGAACCAGATATTACCACAAAAGCTGCAGTGAAAAAAGCTGCAGTAATCCAGTTACGACCCATGCTTATGACCATGTTACTGGCGTTACTTGGTCTAATTCCCGCTACTCTCGGAACGGGAGTGGGATCAGATGTGCAAAGGCCACTTGCGACAGTGATCGTAGGCGGACTATTCTCAGCAATGTGCTTAGTTCTCACCATCCTTCCGTCACTATATTTAGTAGTTGTGGGTGAAAGAAAACCCGATGCAAAAGAACTGGAAGAAATGAGCCACAAAAAACACATTCCTTTCCTTGACTTTGTGAATGAATTGAGTGAAGAACCTCTAGAAGAAGAAGATGAAGAGGGTGAAGCACCAAGGAAAAAGAAAAAACCGGCAAAGAAAAAGAAGAAAACATGAAACTTTAGCCTCTATATAGAAACTATACGTTTCCCAAATCTCCTAACTTAAACTCCAAACCAGTATAGTGGTTTGGAGTTTTTTCTTTATAACCTACCTAATATCTAACAGAAGCAGCCACGACAAACAAACGTTCTACGCGAGTGTGCTTACTTTTATCCGTTTCAAAAACAGGATCCATGGATTCTCTTTGGATCATTTCAAAACGAATCAGACCAGGATTCCAATGTAATAGATCAAATGTAACAGTGTAACCGTTTGTCATAAATCCATTCCGCGTATACGTAGTCGCCATTACTTGTTTCGGATCATAGAACCTTTCCACACGAAAACTCAACCGGTAAAGATCATCGTATCGAAAACTGGCCCAAAAAGTTCCATGATACCATTGGTTATAAACCCTCGACTCTCTGTTGGTATAAATTCCTAAAGTAGGATTGATTTCTTTCCACCAAGGTTCGTATTGGAATGATTCTTTTACTTTTTGTGCTCCTAAGTCGCCAGAAAGCGCAAATGACAACCAATCCAATACCTTCCATTCTAAAATAGTGTTATTGTAAAATCTAGTTTGTTTACGTTCATAATCGGGAGCTTCATTCCCCGCAAATTGATTTGCCGTAATTGTAAAATTTGGTGTTAGTAAAAACTTAAACTGAGTACCGAGAGACTTATCTTTATTCTGGTCAGTAATGTTTTGCCAACCATTCATCACGTGAAATTGAAATTGAAACTTATCAGTGAACTTGGTTGTGAGACGAACTCCTGAAGAGTAATAAGGAACGTAATCTAACGCCAAAGCCCTTGTATAATTCCAGTTATCTGAAGATATCCAAGACTCATGCCCTATATGACCAAAATAAATCCCTGCATCTAACCAGGTGTCTTTTGCTAACTTAAAACCAATATAGGCTTCTTGAATGTGTTTTACTGAATTTTGATTGGAACTAACATCCTTACTTGCTTCTGCTGCATAATTTGTATTTACCGATGTTCCAAACTGAAAAGCCAACCTTCCTCTGATTTTATCTTCCTGCCACTTGGCATCGACAAACCCTAAATTGATATTAAATTCATCGTTACGTACTGCCTGCGTAGTATATTGGCGTTCTTTCGATAACGGATGATTGCTATTATGTGAATAATAAGTATCAACAAAGGCACCAAACTTCAAACTAGCGGGAAGAGGATTTTGTATAGAAACAGGTTTTTCTATACCTTGCGTTTTTGTATCTTCTGCATTCAGAAGAGAAAAAGAAAAAAACAACCCGAATAATAGGATTGGAAAATTGAAATTATGGATTTTTATCATGAGAATCCGTTCCCCCAAAAGGAGGAACGAAAAAGATTGGGTTTACTTTTTTAATAACTCTTTGATTTCCTTAGGAAACCCAAGTAGGTCTTCAGGAATTGGAATTAGTTTTTTTCGATACTTAGCTTTGTATTCTTTTTTAAATTTAGTATGGCATGACTTACAAGTTTCATCTGGTTTTCCCACCGCTAACTTTGCATCAATGATTTCTTTCCATTCTGCCTTTTGGTCCTCGGGTGCCATGTCCGGTACCTTTTCTAAAATTTTGTTGAGATAGTCAGCATTATCTTTTTTATCGAACAACTTTGTGGCAGGCTTTGTATAATCCTCCATAAAATCATGAAGATTCATTTCGACTGAAGGATTGGCTTTTTTTTCCGCATTCAGTACAAATCCGAGTGCTGATAAAAACAATAGTAAACTCAACATCATTCTCAATTTCATAATCACCTTCCCTTAAAAATCTTAACGGCTGTGGGAATCAGAATCAAGTCTGTTTTTTCGTAGTATGCTCTCACCAAGTCCAAATTTTTTTACAGATTCCAAATTCACTCGCCCAGTATACTCATCTTCGTAACTTCCAAGCGATCGGATAAAATCCGGATCCATGCCAGCAAGGGACCTTGTTTCGGGTAGGTAAAGATATCCCTTCGCTCTCCTAGGAGTAAACGGAAATTGAATCAGGGATCTGTAATGATCCCAATGGTTTTTCTCTTTGGGTACAGAACGTTCAAAGGCGCGAAGCCCTCTTTTCACATGTTTCACTTCATCTTCAAAAATAGTAAGCATGATATCAGACGTTAGTTGATCTCCAAAATAAGAAAAAACTTGTGCATAAACTTGTGCATAATCTAAATTTGCGCCTTCAAAAGAAATTGACATAACTGCAGAAAAAGATTCCAAACTTCCAAATTGGCCTAGCTGTTTCCAAAAAATATAATTCAAAGGAATATCACCAAAATCGATTCCGAAATTTCTCATACGAGACAGATATAATATTAAATGAGTTTGTTCTTCTTCGATTGTTTTTAAAAAACCATTACGAACAGATTTTGGTGCAGAAGGAAAAGCAAGCAAGGCCCAGGCAAATAATTCAATAGCCATAAGTTCGTGATTTGCAAAATGATGAAGGCTTAAGCCTCGGTTGGATTCTAAATTCAGATGTTCCAAACGAGGGATTTTCACTTTTTTATCTGAAAATTGTAACTTAGTTGAACGTCCAGGTGTTTCGATTCTTAAAGGTTTAAGATCCGTTTCCTCTACCCAGTGGCGACTAGGAGGTAATAGTTTATCCTCTAAGTTTGGAGCAAGTAACAAATGTTTTGCGTATTCTGAGACTTTCATTTCAATGATGACTTCTAAAAAGGAATTTACAATAGAGTAAATATTATTAGGATATAAATCCAAATTCAATGGACACAGCGAAAACTAAAAGTACGAATTTTTACGATTCTGTTTATACGGTAGTAAAAAAGATTCCCAAGGGAAAAGTTACGACCTATGGACATATTGCATTACTTTTGGGAAATCCAAGGGCCGCAAGGGCAGTAGGATATGCATTGAATGCTCTTAAAAAAGAAATGGAATCAAAAATCCCATGGCAAAGAGTGATCAATGCAAAAGGGCAAATTTCCTTTCGGGGTGATGGTTTTCGTGCAGACTTACAGAAAAAAATCCTTCAATCAGAAGGTGTTCTCTTTGATTTAAACAATGATACATTAAATTTTGACAAGTACGGATGGTTTCCATAATATGACAAAAGATTTACCCATTACCTTAACAATTGCCGGTTCTGATTCCGGAGGTGGTGCTGGCGTGCAGGCGGATCTCAAAACTTTCTCGTCTCTCGCATCTTTTGGAACTACTGTCTTTACATGTTTGACTGCACAAAATCCAGATGGAGTGAGCGGTATATTTGAAATCTCTCCTGACTTTGTATCTGCCCAACTAAAAGCAGTCGCAGGATACTTTCCTATCAAAGCAGCAAAAACAGGAATGTTGTATTCTGCTGAAATCATCAAAACTGTTGCTGAATTTTTTTATGAAAACCCTGATATACAATTGGTTCTTGATCCAGTGATGGTAGCCACAAGTGGAGCAAAACTCTTAAAAGACGATGCAATTCTATCTTTGACCAACGACCTTATACCACTTGCCAAGCTAATTACGCCTAACTTAGATGAGGCGTCGCTTCTCTTGGGTGAAAAAATTCATCAATACGACCAACTGGTCCCTATGGCAGAAAAGTTATTTCAAAAATACAATGTTCCTATTCTTTTAAAAGGGGGGCATTTACCAAATGCTACAGAAGCTACCGATGTTTTGTTTGATGGGAAATCCTCCTATCTATTTTCAAAACCTTTTTTGAAAGGTAAAAACACCCATGGAACAGGCTGCACCTATTCCGCTGCGATTACGTCCTTCCTTGCTCACGGCAAAAACTTACCAGAGGCAGTTGGTTCTGCAAAAGAGTACCTTCACCTAACCTTAGAAGACGAAATCAAAACTGGCCCCATCAATCATTTAAATCACTTTCCAGAACCAACCAACTGAACTAAAACCTAATATTCGATATTGAGTTCTTTGATTTTTTTATCCAAAGTGTTTCGGTTGATTCCTAAGAATTTTGCCACACGAGTTTTGGTGTAACGGAACTTTTTCATCGCATATTGGATGAGTCTTGATTCTACTTCACTTACAACGATTTCCATTGCACGACCATCTAAGCCGTCAAGTTGTCCTGGTGTCAATCTTCCAGATCCTAAATCCAAAGGTTCCGCACCAGATACAGTTTCTACGTGATTCTGTTGAGTTACCTCTGTTGTGTTTTCAGGCATTTCTTCAAGACTTGAAAGAATATCAGAAAAATCCTCTTCGCTGAGTATTTCATCTTGAGCAAGAACTACGGCTCTTTCAATGACATTTTCCAACTCACGGACGTTACCTGGCCAACGATACTTAAGAAGTAGTTTTGATGCTTCTCGCGAGATCCCTTTAATTACTTTATTATTGTCTTTTGTGTATTTTTCCAAAAAGTGATTCATCAGAAGTGGGATGTCTTCCACTCGATCACGTAACGGTGGTGTATTGATCTTTACTACATTCAATCGATAAAAAAGATCGGCTCTAAACTTTTTCTCTGAAACCAGTTGTTCCAATTCCGCATTGGTAGCCGCAATAATTCTAA
The genomic region above belongs to Leptospira terpstrae serovar Hualin str. LT 11-33 = ATCC 700639 and contains:
- a CDS encoding DUF455 family protein → MKVSEYAKHLLLAPNLEDKLLPPSRHWVEETDLKPLRIETPGRSTKLQFSDKKVKIPRLEHLNLESNRGLSLHHFANHELMAIELFAWALLAFPSAPKSVRNGFLKTIEEEQTHLILYLSRMRNFGIDFGDIPLNYIFWKQLGQFGSLESFSAVMSISFEGANLDYAQVYAQVFSYFGDQLTSDIMLTIFEDEVKHVKRGLRAFERSVPKEKNHWDHYRSLIQFPFTPRRAKGYLYLPETRSLAGMDPDFIRSLGSYEDEYTGRVNLESVKKFGLGESILRKNRLDSDSHSR
- a CDS encoding porin, which gives rise to MIKIHNFNFPILLFGLFFSFSLLNAEDTKTQGIEKPVSIQNPLPASLKFGAFVDTYYSHNSNHPLSKERQYTTQAVRNDEFNINLGFVDAKWQEDKIRGRLAFQFGTSVNTNYAAEASKDVSSNQNSVKHIQEAYIGFKLAKDTWLDAGIYFGHIGHESWISSDNWNYTRALALDYVPYYSSGVRLTTKFTDKFQFQFHVMNGWQNITDQNKDKSLGTQFKFLLTPNFTITANQFAGNEAPDYERKQTRFYNNTILEWKVLDWLSFALSGDLGAQKVKESFQYEPWWKEINPTLGIYTNRESRVYNQWYHGTFWASFRYDDLYRLSFRVERFYDPKQVMATTYTRNGFMTNGYTVTFDLLHWNPGLIRFEMIQRESMDPVFETDKSKHTRVERLFVVAASVRY
- the thiD gene encoding bifunctional hydroxymethylpyrimidine kinase/phosphomethylpyrimidine kinase, which codes for MTKDLPITLTIAGSDSGGGAGVQADLKTFSSLASFGTTVFTCLTAQNPDGVSGIFEISPDFVSAQLKAVAGYFPIKAAKTGMLYSAEIIKTVAEFFYENPDIQLVLDPVMVATSGAKLLKDDAILSLTNDLIPLAKLITPNLDEASLLLGEKIHQYDQLVPMAEKLFQKYNVPILLKGGHLPNATEATDVLFDGKSSYLFSKPFLKGKNTHGTGCTYSAAITSFLAHGKNLPEAVGSAKEYLHLTLEDEIKTGPINHLNHFPEPTN
- a CDS encoding MGMT family protein, which produces MDTAKTKSTNFYDSVYTVVKKIPKGKVTTYGHIALLLGNPRAARAVGYALNALKKEMESKIPWQRVINAKGQISFRGDGFRADLQKKILQSEGVLFDLNNDTLNFDKYGWFP